The following are from one region of the Silene latifolia isolate original U9 population chromosome 9, ASM4854445v1, whole genome shotgun sequence genome:
- the LOC141601548 gene encoding uncharacterized protein LOC141601548, producing the protein MGANSNFELKGYFIHNLPKFLRHAGDYPNLHLSEFYMMCEGAIPNGVTEDQFKMRAFPFSLLDAAKDWLFYLPPGTIPTWKAMKSAFLKIFYPDSRHNHAKKAITSPEQEVGESLYEYWERPKNGECRDRGGGVDNYFVAEVNEIIEWFAASTRSYGRGSRGSKNLNSIETPSSSNQKLDKSIDDLTKLEAHLMKNNQCVGGAQGSNAECNFCQGPHPMESCPIMQEQGICPENVSAMGHGNYKSRNPTGDGYYKYDPSGNTYNVGSRDNPNLSWGGDTSKSF; encoded by the exons ATGGGGGCCAATTCAAACTTTGAGTTAAAGGGTTACTTTATCCACAATCTACCCAAGTTTCTTAGGCACGCGGGAGATTACCCCAACCTTCATCTCTCTGAGTTCTACATGATGTGTGAGGGTGCTATACCCAATGGAGTCACAGAAGATCAATTCAAAATGAGGGCTTTTCCATTCTCTTTGCTAGATGCGGCCAAGGATTGGCTATTCTACCTCCCACCGGGTACAATTCCCACTTGGAAGGCCATGAAGTCGGCATTTCTTAAAATTTTTTACCCCGATTCCCGACACAACCATGCAAAGAAGGCCATCACTTCTCCAGAGCAAGAAGTGGGTGAAAGCTTGTACGAGTATTGGGAAAG ACCAAAGAATGGTGAATGCCGCGacaggggggggggggttgacaACTACTTCGTGGCAGAAGTCAATGAGATTATAGAGTGGTTTGCTGCAAGCACAAGGAGCTATGGGAGAGGAAGTCGGGGGTCAAAgaatctcaactcaattgaaacaCCCTCCTCCTCCAATCAAAAGCTTGATAAGAGCATTGATGATCTCACCAAATTGGAAGCTCACTTGATGAAGAACAATCAATGTGTGGGTGGAGCACAAGGGTCTAATGCAGAATGCAATTTTTGCCAAGGTCCACACCCGATGGAGTCGTGTCCCATTATGCAAGAACAAGGGATATGCCCTGAGAATGTTAGTGCCATGGGACATGGCAACTATAAATCTAGGAACCCTACCGGGGATGGTTACTACAAATATGATCCAAGTGGAAACACTTACAACGTCGGCTCTAGAGACAATCCAAACCTTAGTTGGGGAGGAGATACTTCAAAGAGTTTCTAA